From one Tetragenococcus osmophilus genomic stretch:
- a CDS encoding homoserine O-succinyltransferase, producing the protein MPLKLANDLPVKQLLEKENIFALKNDQALQQDIRPLKIAILNLMPGKIETELQLLRLLSQSPLQIDIDFIQMKSHTSKHTDITYLNKYYLTFDQIKAKYFDGLIITGAPIEQLAFEEVDYWKELTEVLKWSQTHTTSTLHICWGAQAALYYHYGINKTKYSNKLFGVYENSIIDEHPLLRGFSDVFFAPQSRYTSIDENQVAQAPITVLTENKTVGSLMLVSNDQQNVFILGHMEYDTQTLHDEYQRDQSQGLSTTSPKNYYFGSPKKENIKNQWRSEAYLFYHNWLNDIYQRTPYEFIGNISE; encoded by the coding sequence ATGCCCTTAAAATTAGCGAATGACTTGCCAGTTAAACAGTTGTTGGAAAAAGAGAATATTTTTGCTTTAAAAAATGACCAAGCGCTTCAGCAAGATATTCGACCATTAAAAATCGCGATTTTAAATCTGATGCCCGGTAAAATAGAAACAGAGCTACAACTGTTACGCCTACTATCGCAAAGCCCTTTACAAATTGATATTGATTTTATTCAAATGAAATCTCATACATCAAAGCATACGGATATTACCTATTTAAACAAATATTATCTAACGTTTGATCAAATCAAAGCAAAGTACTTCGACGGCCTGATTATTACTGGCGCGCCAATAGAACAACTTGCTTTTGAAGAAGTAGATTACTGGAAAGAACTGACTGAAGTTTTGAAATGGAGCCAAACGCATACAACATCGACATTGCATATTTGTTGGGGCGCACAAGCAGCTCTTTATTATCATTACGGAATAAATAAAACAAAGTATTCAAATAAATTATTTGGTGTTTACGAAAATAGCATCATCGATGAGCATCCGCTTTTGCGAGGATTCAGTGATGTATTTTTCGCTCCTCAGTCACGCTACACAAGTATTGATGAAAACCAAGTAGCACAGGCCCCAATTACTGTCTTGACCGAAAATAAAACAGTCGGCTCATTAATGCTTGTATCTAATGATCAGCAAAATGTTTTTATATTAGGTCATATGGAATACGATACCCAAACTTTACACGATGAGTACCAACGCGATCAAAGTCAAGGCCTTTCCACGACTTCTCCTAAAAACTATTACTTTGGAAGCCCTAAAAAAGAAAACATCAAAAATCAGTGGCGTTCAGAGGCGTACTTGTTCTATCATAACTGGTTAAATGATATCTATCAACGAACCCCGTATGAATTTATCGGAAATATTTCAGAATGA
- a CDS encoding ribokinase translates to MEINLAIIKLLLKKYNIDLIITESDFLVAQLETNLSSIEMGFEIAKQAHVTTVLNPAPAPKQISEKIIQLTDILIPNETELEMITGTKVTNQKELFKAARIIHRLGIQALIVTLGSRGSFYSFADADSGFVPAFKVEAKDTTAAGDTFIGALVTKLSTDMGNIEEAIAYGNKASSLTVQRYGAQPSIPYEEEII, encoded by the coding sequence TTGGAAATTAACTTAGCTATTATAAAATTATTATTAAAAAAATACAACATTGACTTAATAATTACTGAGAGTGATTTTCTTGTTGCGCAGCTAGAAACCAATTTATCAAGTATAGAAATGGGATTTGAAATTGCTAAACAAGCGCATGTAACCACAGTTCTGAATCCTGCGCCAGCCCCTAAACAAATTTCAGAAAAAATTATCCAATTAACCGATATCCTTATCCCTAATGAAACAGAGCTAGAAATGATCACAGGGACTAAAGTAACCAATCAAAAAGAACTATTTAAAGCTGCTCGAATCATTCATCGACTGGGGATTCAAGCATTGATCGTTACGCTAGGAAGTAGAGGTTCGTTTTATTCTTTTGCTGATGCTGACAGTGGATTTGTTCCAGCTTTCAAAGTGGAAGCCAAGGATACGACGGCTGCTGGCGATACATTTATTGGTGCTTTAGTAACGAAATTATCGACAGATATGGGCAATATAGAAGAGGCGATTGCTTATGGGAATAAAGCTTCGTCTTTGACTGTACAGCGTTACGGGGCACAACCTTCGATTCCTTATGAAGAGGAAATTATTTAG
- a CDS encoding IS256 family transposase, with translation MTQLNINIDFEELTEAIMQSDMNMMMKSLAVTVLNAYMEVERDEFIQAQHYERNGQRLDYRNGYYERSFTLAVGKLRLKIPRTRSGEFSTHVFEQYQRKDQAFVLSLMEAVIQGVSTKKVTHIVEELCGESVSKSFVSNTMKRLDPEIEAFKSRSLTHSSFRYVYVDAMYIKVRENHHVVSKGVYIAQGVNQKNRREILGFKVSEEESYASWKQFFQELRERGLTQPRLIISDAHSGLKKAIQEIFTGAAWQRCTVHFLRNMIDQMPKKNNSEARKHLKKIFRSNTLQGAKEARQKFEACVQGDSRYEAVLALLDQGFHDGLQYLSEPEDYHFSLRTTNSLERLNREIRRREKVVSIFPNVVSAERLIGAVLMDIQEEWQQMPKPFLQGPVLEEEFPFSTD, from the coding sequence ATGACCCAACTTAATATTAATATAGATTTTGAAGAATTAACAGAGGCAATTATGCAAAGTGATATGAATATGATGATGAAATCGTTAGCTGTCACTGTACTCAACGCTTATATGGAAGTGGAAAGGGACGAATTTATTCAAGCTCAACACTATGAACGCAATGGTCAGCGCTTAGACTATCGTAACGGCTACTATGAACGAAGTTTTACCTTAGCAGTAGGAAAACTTCGTTTGAAAATCCCACGTACACGATCAGGGGAGTTTTCCACGCACGTTTTTGAACAATATCAGCGCAAAGATCAAGCCTTTGTCTTAAGTTTAATGGAAGCAGTCATTCAAGGTGTTTCCACAAAGAAAGTCACACACATTGTCGAAGAATTGTGTGGCGAGTCGGTGTCTAAATCATTTGTTTCGAATACGATGAAACGATTAGATCCGGAAATCGAAGCTTTTAAGTCTCGTTCATTAACCCACAGTTCCTTTCGTTATGTTTATGTCGATGCCATGTATATTAAAGTTCGAGAAAACCATCACGTGGTGAGTAAAGGCGTATATATTGCGCAAGGGGTCAACCAGAAAAACCGCCGGGAAATCTTAGGCTTTAAGGTGAGTGAAGAAGAATCGTACGCTAGCTGGAAACAATTTTTTCAAGAGTTGCGAGAACGAGGCTTAACGCAACCACGTCTCATTATCTCCGATGCTCATTCTGGGCTAAAAAAAGCGATTCAAGAAATCTTTACAGGGGCTGCTTGGCAACGTTGCACGGTCCATTTCTTACGAAATATGATCGACCAAATGCCCAAGAAAAATAACTCAGAAGCCCGCAAGCATTTGAAAAAAATCTTCCGTTCGAATACCCTACAAGGAGCCAAAGAAGCTCGTCAGAAATTTGAAGCATGCGTGCAAGGAGATTCTCGTTACGAAGCAGTATTGGCGCTACTCGATCAAGGCTTCCATGATGGCTTACAATACTTAAGCGAGCCGGAAGACTATCATTTTTCGTTACGTACAACAAATTCTTTAGAACGCTTAAACCGGGAAATTCGACGTCGGGAAAAAGTGGTTTCGATCTTTCCCAATGTCGTTTCCGCTGAACGTTTGATTGGCGCCGTTTTAATGGATATACAAGAAGAATGGCAACAAATGCCCAAACCCTTTTTACAAGGCCCTGTCTTAGAAGAAGAGTTCCCATTCTCTACGGATTGA
- a CDS encoding nuclease-related domain-containing protein: MRQKSHELQYLEVLYQRGGLTIDEEKEYWKLLRGYQGEIQFDQLCYHFLNTEFAMMDDITLQLGKSVTQIDKLIAEDKVLWVIDIKNYQGKYKYENNCWTVNENILSNNICEQLARVCRITQQILNQEGIKMTVKGVLVFINPHSEVKIVDSINELVLSSNQIPQWLMSLKKLSHSVAWQSTIEKYRIPNYRTTRITTAEHFAKLKKGIRCPNCGSFATKKQHYHTLECSCGCFRVKEKAILRTISEYGIIRHDVSLKKKDIHEFIGKEYSLAYVETLLKKHFKRIGDTYCYENKGVSFDIWFDDKKEYLDSIESRIFWNRKD; encoded by the coding sequence ATGCGTCAAAAAAGTCATGAGTTGCAGTATTTAGAAGTGTTGTATCAACGAGGAGGATTGACTATAGATGAAGAAAAAGAATATTGGAAGCTATTAAGAGGGTATCAAGGAGAAATACAATTTGATCAGTTATGTTATCATTTTTTGAATACTGAATTTGCGATGATGGATGATATTACCTTGCAGCTAGGAAAAAGTGTCACTCAAATTGATAAACTAATCGCAGAAGACAAAGTGTTATGGGTGATTGATATAAAAAACTATCAAGGAAAGTACAAATATGAAAACAATTGTTGGACCGTAAATGAAAATATTTTGTCAAATAATATTTGTGAGCAATTAGCAAGAGTTTGCCGAATTACTCAACAAATACTTAATCAAGAAGGAATTAAAATGACTGTTAAAGGAGTTTTGGTATTTATTAATCCTCATTCTGAAGTGAAGATTGTTGACTCAATCAATGAGCTTGTACTTAGCTCGAATCAAATTCCACAGTGGTTAATGTCGTTGAAGAAGCTTAGTCATTCTGTGGCTTGGCAATCTACAATCGAAAAATATCGTATACCTAATTATAGGACAACGCGTATCACAACTGCTGAACATTTTGCAAAATTGAAGAAAGGAATTCGATGTCCTAATTGTGGTAGCTTTGCCACGAAAAAACAACATTATCATACGTTAGAATGTTCTTGTGGTTGTTTTCGAGTAAAAGAAAAAGCCATTTTACGTACAATTAGCGAGTACGGCATAATCAGGCATGATGTTTCGTTGAAGAAAAAAGATATTCATGAATTTATTGGAAAAGAGTATAGTTTAGCCTATGTTGAAACGTTGCTAAAAAAACATTTTAAGCGTATAGGGGATACTTATTGTTACGAAAATAAAGGAGTTAGCTTTGATATTTGGTTTGACGATAAAAAGGAATATCTCGATTCGATAGAAAGCAGAATTTTTTGGAATAGAAAAGATTGA
- a CDS encoding PucR family transcriptional regulator: MKIKDLIAMKLFKKCKLLTKNIGLENTISSAMVLEAMDIENWTRRNQLIMTSFYALKDASNNEITDFFQKMKEIGISGLIVKVDRLIANIPDWLIERCFEYEIPLIKAPENISYEKIMLTIYEPLLNHQEHLLRTYYDVRQQFTKVERNLRSFEQIMETFYQLIKLPCRLKIDSLGIDIHYGGNFDNYVVSQHQFLQTTEFTKNLYEKLTLFSQEQNQQITALKTEILSPLAQKCTLSIYQESSEVKQSDLMIIENVTDLIQEKLQTESILKKERYARMNNLADAILQNTPKNADELNSLLDEAHINSYPYYQGIAFICPNEEKRTEDESFIAKKLRRLRKLEIYFDHYNYTVVLFNLKSESDAVTKKEIKQLFTEKETISKQFHFSLSQIKKKSGLKEILFECLDTLRFNRSFFIDYVISVKDLGIFRFFMQEDQFRQLETIIPEELTNLRYDNKELFDTLHTFFKTNRNYKQTAETLFLHPKTIRYRLNKVEELLRIDLTNPIQLVNYEIGTYLLSMKRSSTNE; encoded by the coding sequence ATGAAAATTAAAGATTTAATTGCAATGAAATTATTTAAAAAGTGTAAGCTATTAACCAAAAATATTGGTTTAGAAAATACCATAAGTTCTGCGATGGTATTAGAAGCTATGGATATTGAGAATTGGACAAGAAGAAACCAATTGATTATGACTTCCTTTTATGCATTAAAAGACGCTTCAAATAATGAAATCACTGATTTTTTTCAAAAAATGAAAGAAATTGGCATTAGTGGGCTTATTGTAAAAGTTGACCGTTTAATTGCAAATATTCCTGATTGGTTAATCGAGCGTTGCTTCGAATATGAAATTCCTTTAATTAAAGCACCTGAAAATATCAGCTATGAAAAAATTATGTTAACGATTTACGAACCACTTTTAAACCATCAAGAACATTTATTACGTACCTATTATGACGTAAGACAGCAGTTTACTAAAGTTGAACGGAACCTTCGTTCATTTGAACAAATTATGGAAACTTTCTATCAACTAATTAAACTTCCTTGTAGGTTAAAAATTGATAGTTTAGGCATTGACATTCATTATGGCGGAAATTTTGATAATTATGTTGTTAGCCAGCATCAATTTTTACAAACAACAGAGTTCACCAAAAATTTGTATGAAAAACTCACTCTATTTTCTCAAGAACAAAACCAACAAATTACTGCCTTAAAAACAGAAATTCTCTCTCCTCTTGCACAAAAGTGTACATTGTCCATTTATCAGGAAAGTTCCGAAGTGAAACAATCAGATTTAATGATTATTGAAAATGTCACAGATTTAATTCAGGAAAAATTACAAACAGAGTCGATCTTAAAAAAAGAACGCTATGCGCGCATGAATAATTTAGCCGACGCCATCTTACAAAATACTCCCAAAAATGCTGACGAGTTAAACAGCCTATTAGATGAAGCACATATTAATTCTTATCCCTATTATCAAGGGATCGCCTTTATTTGTCCTAATGAAGAAAAACGAACAGAAGATGAGTCTTTTATCGCAAAAAAATTGCGACGTTTACGAAAGTTAGAAATCTACTTTGATCATTATAATTACACCGTTGTTTTATTTAATTTAAAATCGGAAAGTGACGCCGTTACAAAAAAAGAAATTAAGCAATTATTCACTGAAAAAGAAACTATTTCCAAACAGTTTCATTTTTCGCTTAGTCAAATCAAGAAAAAAAGCGGACTAAAAGAGATCTTATTCGAGTGCTTGGATACACTTCGTTTTAATCGTTCGTTTTTTATTGATTATGTTATTTCAGTAAAAGATCTAGGGATCTTCCGTTTTTTCATGCAGGAAGATCAGTTCAGACAACTCGAAACAATTATTCCCGAAGAATTGACCAACTTACGTTACGACAACAAAGAGCTTTTTGATACATTGCATACTTTTTTTAAAACAAATCGAAATTATAAACAAACAGCTGAAACACTTTTCTTACATCCTAAAACCATTCGTTATCGTTTAAATAAGGTCGAAGAACTTTTAAGAATTGATTTGACAAACCCAATTCAATTAGTTAATTATGAAATAGGAACTTATCTATTATCAATGAAAAGGAGTTCAACAAATGAGTGA
- a CDS encoding SDR family NAD(P)-dependent oxidoreductase produces the protein MYENQSKYNYPDLSNKQVVIAGGTGAVGEGIVRAYLRSGAKVIVLTRSSGSGEKLKKLLVDEKNLSSLSIVIGDYSSFHGAMSLAQEIVSEHGKITDVITSIGSWWQGKTLWNVSQEEWDEYFVSYSTAQLAMVRAWIPKLPKTGTFQIVTGGSGVTPVPHSGIVSMEQSALLMMANVLEKETQENRRIFSYIFGYINTRDRAIKKPEWVSSEDVGYIASLASANESLGSGQHKLFNQSYFKEKVAEFTDSK, from the coding sequence ATGTATGAGAATCAAAGCAAGTACAATTATCCAGATTTATCCAATAAACAAGTTGTTATTGCGGGTGGAACAGGTGCTGTAGGTGAAGGAATTGTCCGTGCGTACTTACGTTCCGGAGCAAAAGTAATTGTGCTTACTCGCTCTTCTGGCTCTGGAGAAAAATTGAAGAAACTTTTAGTTGACGAAAAAAATCTTTCTTCTCTTTCTATTGTTATTGGAGATTACAGTTCATTCCACGGAGCTATGTCGCTTGCCCAAGAAATTGTATCCGAACACGGAAAGATTACCGATGTTATCACTTCCATTGGAAGCTGGTGGCAAGGAAAAACACTCTGGAATGTTTCTCAAGAGGAGTGGGACGAATACTTTGTCTCTTATTCCACAGCTCAACTAGCAATGGTCCGTGCTTGGATTCCCAAATTACCTAAAACAGGGACGTTCCAAATTGTTACAGGCGGTTCTGGCGTAACCCCTGTTCCTCATTCAGGTATTGTCTCTATGGAGCAATCTGCCTTATTAATGATGGCCAATGTGTTAGAAAAAGAAACACAAGAAAATAGAAGAATTTTCTCCTACATTTTTGGATATATCAATACTCGAGATCGTGCCATTAAAAAGCCAGAATGGGTATCTTCTGAAGATGTCGGTTATATCGCTTCTCTTGCTTCTGCTAATGAATCTTTAGGCTCTGGCCAACATAAACTATTCAATCAGAGCTATTTTAAAGAGAAAGTAGCTGAATTTACAGACTCTAAGTAG
- a CDS encoding alpha/beta hydrolase, producing the protein MSENITLDSGGTVAVARPEASAKGAVIYIHGGGFVYGSKSDLPQALQNVFLNKGYIMLAIDYLLTPNSSLIDSLNQMQQTLEELQEKEIKDLPFTFCGRSAGGFAINYLTKQLIEQNKTLPTQLVHFYGYSDLAFINNPRELTDTTVTKEMIANINQSDKIWDDPFLQRYLLYIYGVQQQKLSDFYQTSTKDNSQFVIEKDILQKFPRTFSSASTTDEEVPFKYSKQLKRLIPDCKFVPVYDLGHDFLKHTEDEQVEKVLNSLEEWLE; encoded by the coding sequence ATGAGTGAAAACATTACACTAGACTCTGGAGGCACAGTAGCAGTTGCTCGTCCTGAAGCGAGTGCCAAAGGGGCAGTTATTTACATCCATGGTGGTGGGTTTGTCTACGGTAGTAAAAGTGACTTACCACAAGCACTGCAAAACGTTTTTTTGAATAAGGGATATATTATGCTAGCTATCGATTATTTACTAACACCCAATTCTTCATTAATTGATAGTTTAAATCAAATGCAACAAACCTTAGAAGAATTACAAGAAAAAGAAATTAAAGATTTACCCTTTACTTTCTGTGGTAGATCAGCGGGTGGCTTTGCCATCAATTATTTGACTAAACAATTAATCGAGCAAAATAAAACTTTACCTACACAACTTGTCCATTTTTATGGTTATAGTGATCTCGCTTTTATTAATAATCCACGCGAACTAACCGATACAACAGTAACCAAAGAAATGATTGCTAACATTAATCAAAGTGACAAAATATGGGATGATCCTTTCTTGCAACGTTATTTACTTTATATCTATGGTGTTCAACAACAGAAATTAAGTGACTTTTATCAAACATCAACTAAGGATAATTCACAATTTGTTATCGAAAAAGATATACTACAAAAATTTCCACGCACGTTCAGCTCGGCTAGTACAACCGATGAAGAGGTGCCTTTTAAATACAGTAAACAACTAAAACGATTGATTCCAGATTGTAAGTTTGTCCCTGTTTATGACCTAGGGCACGATTTTTTGAAACATACGGAAGATGAACAGGTGGAAAAAGTGTTGAATAGCTTGGAAGAATGGTTGGAGTAA
- a CDS encoding O-acetylhomoserine aminocarboxypropyltransferase/cysteine synthase family protein gives MSEQQFETLQLHGGQSVDKETGSRAAPIYQTTSYVFEDADQAAGRFGLSDPGNIYTRITNPTNAVLEERLTLLEGGVGAIVTASGSAAITYAIQNLAQNGDHIVSASSLYGGTYNLFAHTLPTLGITTTFVDSDESANFSAAIQENTKAIFLESLGNPDINIADFETITDIAHQANIPVIVDNTFATPYLFKPFEHGVDIVVHSTTKYLGGHGVALGGAIIDSGNFDWTKGNFPQFVEPDPSYHGTSWVEAAGNAAFITRARTVLLRDTGAAASPFNSWLILLGIETLSLRLERHVENAQKIAEYLESHPKVAWVNYPGLKSNKYHELAQKYFPKGTSGIFTFGLKNGAEAGKNLINQVQLFSLLANVGDAKSLIIHPASTTHSQLDEQQLKEAGIQPETIRLSIGLENSQDLVADLSQALERI, from the coding sequence ATGTCAGAACAACAATTTGAAACATTGCAATTGCACGGAGGACAAAGTGTCGATAAAGAAACAGGCAGTCGAGCAGCACCTATTTATCAAACAACGTCTTATGTTTTTGAAGATGCTGATCAAGCAGCCGGTCGATTTGGATTAAGTGATCCAGGAAATATCTATACTCGTATTACTAATCCGACCAATGCTGTTTTAGAAGAACGTCTCACCTTACTCGAAGGAGGCGTCGGTGCCATCGTAACGGCTTCAGGGTCTGCCGCAATTACTTATGCCATCCAAAATCTTGCGCAAAATGGTGACCATATTGTTTCAGCATCCAGTCTTTACGGGGGAACCTATAATTTATTCGCTCACACCTTGCCTACGCTGGGGATTACAACAACCTTTGTAGATTCAGATGAATCAGCGAATTTTTCAGCTGCTATTCAGGAAAATACAAAAGCTATTTTCCTTGAGTCTTTAGGCAACCCCGATATTAATATTGCAGATTTTGAAACAATCACTGACATTGCACATCAAGCAAATATTCCAGTGATTGTCGATAATACGTTTGCGACACCTTATCTCTTTAAACCCTTTGAACACGGCGTAGATATCGTGGTTCATTCAACAACGAAGTATCTAGGTGGACACGGTGTTGCATTAGGCGGCGCGATTATCGATTCAGGGAATTTTGATTGGACAAAAGGAAACTTTCCTCAATTTGTCGAACCAGATCCTAGCTATCATGGGACTTCTTGGGTTGAAGCGGCCGGCAATGCCGCTTTTATCACACGAGCTCGCACAGTACTGTTACGTGACACTGGGGCTGCCGCTTCACCATTTAACTCTTGGTTAATACTTTTAGGAATAGAAACATTGTCACTTCGTTTAGAACGCCATGTTGAAAATGCCCAAAAAATTGCGGAATATTTAGAAAGTCATCCTAAAGTCGCTTGGGTCAATTATCCTGGTCTAAAAAGCAACAAGTATCATGAGTTAGCTCAAAAATACTTTCCTAAAGGTACAAGTGGTATTTTCACTTTTGGCCTTAAAAATGGCGCTGAAGCTGGAAAAAATTTAATTAATCAAGTGCAGTTGTTTTCATTATTAGCAAATGTTGGCGACGCAAAATCACTGATTATCCATCCTGCTTCCACCACTCATTCTCAATTGGATGAACAACAGTTAAAAGAAGCAGGCATTCAACCAGAAACGATTCGCTTGTCCATCGGTTTAGAAAATAGTCAGGACCTAGTCGCAGATTTATCGCAAGCCTTGGAACGTATTTAA
- a CDS encoding glycerate kinase, whose product MDINKQKIIIASDSFKGSASSYEVAQYIENGILKMNPACEVLKFPIADGGEGTVDSLVIGLNGEYEYVDVIGPYGNTVKAKFGLLNEGKTAIIEMAEASGLHLIENDVMDPFKATSFGTGEVIKKALDYGVEEIFIGIGGSATNDGGAGAVQALGVSLKDLYGKEIGFGAEELKQISTIELEDLDKRIKDVSITILSDVTNPLCGEKGASYTYGPQKGASEEDLPVLDRILENYGKKVEEALDTKLIHKKGSGAAGGMGLALIAFCEAKMMSGIDEILNLLPIEEKMKETSLVITGEGKMDGQSLQGKAPMGVAKLAKKHHLPVIAIVGSADYDLSKVYNEGIDLVIEIIYKPMNLEEALAQTSQLIERAAEKAYRVFCFNK is encoded by the coding sequence GTGGATATAAATAAACAGAAAATAATTATCGCGAGTGATTCTTTTAAAGGAAGTGCTTCTTCTTATGAGGTTGCACAGTATATAGAAAATGGGATTTTGAAAATGAATCCAGCATGTGAAGTCTTGAAATTTCCGATTGCTGATGGTGGAGAAGGAACGGTAGATTCATTAGTAATCGGACTAAATGGAGAATACGAATATGTAGATGTCATAGGCCCTTACGGTAACACAGTTAAGGCAAAGTTTGGTTTACTTAATGAGGGAAAGACTGCAATAATTGAGATGGCAGAAGCATCTGGTTTACATTTAATTGAAAACGATGTAATGGATCCGTTTAAAGCTACAAGTTTTGGTACTGGAGAAGTGATAAAAAAGGCCCTTGATTACGGAGTTGAGGAAATTTTCATAGGAATTGGTGGAAGTGCAACCAATGATGGCGGAGCAGGGGCAGTCCAGGCTTTAGGAGTATCTTTGAAAGATTTATATGGAAAAGAAATAGGATTTGGAGCTGAAGAATTAAAGCAAATATCTACTATAGAATTGGAAGATTTGGATAAAAGAATTAAGGATGTTTCTATTACTATTCTTTCTGATGTTACAAATCCCCTGTGTGGAGAAAAGGGAGCTTCTTACACTTATGGTCCACAAAAAGGGGCTTCAGAAGAAGATTTACCCGTGCTAGATAGAATATTAGAGAACTATGGAAAAAAAGTTGAAGAAGCACTTGATACAAAATTAATTCACAAAAAAGGATCAGGGGCGGCAGGAGGTATGGGTTTAGCTTTGATTGCATTTTGTGAAGCAAAGATGATGAGTGGAATTGATGAAATACTTAATTTGTTACCCATTGAAGAAAAAATGAAGGAAACTTCACTTGTTATAACTGGCGAAGGCAAAATGGACGGTCAGTCATTACAAGGAAAAGCGCCTATGGGAGTAGCTAAACTGGCTAAAAAACATCATTTACCCGTTATTGCGATCGTTGGAAGTGCAGACTATGATTTGAGCAAAGTGTATAATGAAGGGATAGATTTGGTTATAGAAATCATATACAAGCCTATGAATTTAGAAGAAGCTTTAGCGCAAACCTCGCAATTAATAGAACGAGCAGCAGAAAAAGCGTACCGTGTATTTTGTTTTAATAAATAG
- the pnuC gene encoding nicotinamide riboside transporter PnuC yields MEHGKLNALYLAENKLHKVNDDSKGLKLFNYFVTFAMVIVTIWGSFNNGWLNLANLMSWLGLIGVIGIAYRWKGNFLFNMSQNVVGFIVNTRARLFGDAAMSLFFFASQVWGIKDWFGHQDSEGKVTTHSQTNWKQVSIMILFLSIGIAIVSYFLGGNYIILDAVTNATAIIAQTMHMNRNKNGWVIWTLTNIISIYMFASLGVTQVAVMYTAFCFNNVRGWVNWTVAGEHEEA; encoded by the coding sequence ATGGAGCATGGAAAGTTAAACGCGTTATATTTAGCAGAAAATAAACTACATAAAGTAAATGATGATTCTAAAGGACTCAAACTTTTTAATTATTTTGTTACTTTTGCGATGGTTATCGTTACAATATGGGGAAGTTTTAACAATGGATGGTTAAATCTAGCAAATTTAATGTCATGGTTAGGTCTTATTGGCGTTATTGGAATTGCCTACAGATGGAAAGGCAACTTTTTATTTAATATGAGTCAAAATGTGGTTGGATTTATCGTAAATACTAGAGCAAGATTATTTGGAGACGCCGCGATGTCTCTATTTTTCTTTGCTTCTCAAGTTTGGGGAATTAAAGATTGGTTTGGCCATCAAGATAGTGAAGGGAAAGTAACTACTCACTCGCAAACCAACTGGAAACAAGTAAGCATTATGATCTTATTTCTTTCAATTGGCATCGCAATTGTTTCCTACTTTTTAGGTGGCAATTACATTATATTGGATGCTGTAACCAATGCAACTGCTATTATTGCACAAACAATGCATATGAATAGAAATAAAAATGGATGGGTTATTTGGACTTTGACCAATATTATCTCAATTTATATGTTTGCTTCTTTAGGCGTCACACAAGTAGCTGTTATGTACACAGCATTCTGTTTTAACAATGTAAGAGGTTGGGTTAACTGGACAGTAGCTGGAGAGCATGAGGAAGCATAA